The genomic segment AAGGCTGCATCAGCCAGAGGTTCATGCAGGGAACCATCCTGGCACTGGTCATTGTCATGGCCTTCAGGTTAGACTGAGCAAAATGTGTTTGGcgtaaacaaaaaaatcatcttcATCTGTGAACAGTagtgacatgatgatgatgtattgGATCTTTCCCCCCCCCCGACAGCGTAATTTCCATGTCCGTCCTTTATGTGTTGACTCTTCACCATAGAGGAGGCGTCACAGAAAAAGATGGGTATGTGCTTTTGAGGAAGACAGATACTTAAGCCATATAGTGAAAGAAATCAATTTTCCACTTCCCCATTAATGTCTTTATATATAATCTGTTCCTGCTTTCTGTAGCTATGTTCCTTCCTGTGTTCTCTACATCTCTTGGATGCCCATCTTCACTGCCACTGTAActttctgtccacctgtctgcccATGGTACGCTTTCAACACCTGCCTTTctttttacttaattttctGATCTACTCTTTCAGTCTTATCTTTGATTGCTTAGTTGGGTGTTTCTTTTGTCCTGTCACATATCTAAAACACCCtaaaatttattggatattaaATGTATCATTATTTTAACTAAAGCATGTTCTTGACCTCCTGTACATCTGACTGGAGTAGGTCCAGAGCTGCACTGGGATCGTCGCGCATGAGTCCATATACTCCACCGTCCACCACCCCTGCACCAGGTGAGTGAAGAACCTAACTAAGTGACTGACCACCTAAGTTTGGTGGTTTTGAAAAGCTCACTGAGGACATAATGAATCTAAGTATATTTTACTTAGATCTgatccttttctctcattttttcaCAAATCCTGCAGCTTGCTGTTCAACTGCAGCCATAAACAACCAATCAGCTACAGTTCTGACACTGAGTAACAACCAGTCTACACCAGGTAAGTAAGCAAATATGAGATGTTTTCCTGTAGTATGCATTTGTATTCAATCCAGGTTAATTATCTTCCTTCTCTAGATTTAGGCAGCCTGGGTCCCACACCAGGCACTATTAATAAGAAGGCCAAGTCCAGACCAATGGACAAGGATGGCCGCAATAGAAACCGTCTGAGTCACACCTCAGCACCTTTGTACTTTGCCAAGTCCAAAAAGCCAACGCCTACAGACCTGGACGGCACGGGAGCTACCAACCGTCTGCCCGGGGGACAGCAGCCAGTGTCACGCAGACAACGCAGCCTTCACACAAAGGGTAAATCCACAAACACAGCCCAGACACAGCACTTTCTTCGCACACATAATATGCAGTATGCAAACACAGTAAAGCCATGTGTTTgacaacagcaaacaaagcttatctacatactgtacaatggAATGCTTTGGGTATAGTGCTAATGGTGCAGCTTTTCTTACTTTTGCAGGAGGAAGGtcagctctctctctgattAGTCTACATATCGTGGAGACAAACCAAGAGATCACAGCACAAAGTTGCGCAACACCCGAGAGCTGCAGGTATGTGCTTAAAAGTTGCACTAGTCTTGAATTGACACTGTACAGTTGGGTGGCAAATTAAAGTAAGAAGTACATAAAGTGTCCCAGTAAGGTGATGGTCCACTACAAACagccagaacagcttcagtgctccttggtATAGATTCGCCAAGTCtctgaactctactggagggatgaaagCCAattttccaaaagatattccctaaTTTCATGTTTTGATGCTGATGGTGGCGAGTGCTGTATTACTTGTCAGTCCAAAGTATCCCAAAGGTGTTGAGTCGGGTTGAGagctggtgactgtgaaggccatagcatatgattcacataattttcaaaGTCATCAAACTATTCAGTGACACTTCATGCCCTATATGGAAGCATCTAAATTTATTATGTTTCTCTACTCATTTATTCAAGTctttactttaatttgtcacctgtctgtatGTTTGCTTCTAAGACAATTACAGTTTGAATTCAGGTCTTGATGTTTGAAACTGATGCTATTTTTCTCCATGTTGACTCTAGCTACACAGTATCACTCCATGGAAAGAGAAATTCCTCACAAATCACTTTGCACATGACGTGAGTATACAAACATCACACTATCTACATAACTGCAAATGGCAACGCttcatttttataataatttcatAGGAGGTTTCCTGTTATACGTAAAATAGAGGCCTTTTTAATTAGTACACTTCCAGttaattaattccaattaatTGCTACGGTATCTTAACCGAGAGTGTTGTAGTCAgagcacagcaggtcagctgaacatgcaaaaatgggCCTTTTTTTCATAGACAAGCATACAATTCAGTAGTTATGAAGAAAAAAGTTGCcttgggtttaaatggagcagtTGTTTCAAGGGAATTCCACTAGAAACCAACAACTGCTTTTAAATGCAGCTATTATTAACAACTATTTCCTCATAATAAGTTCAAAATGACAGTTATTTCCAGTTCATTTTCAAGACATTATTAGGAAATTGTTAGGAAATAACATACTATATTATTCAATTTTATCTACACTTGAGACTTATTAGGCTACAGAGACATAAAGCATATTCAATTCATTGCAGGTCCATGAACAGCGTGTGGGTACGACAGTGTGGAGCCACCAAGGGACGTTTATGCCCCaaccacacagaaacagagctctATGGTGGACAGAGTACATCAACAAAGGTACATAATGATATATTTCATCATGACTAATCATATAATCAAAGCATATTTccttcttttgttcttttgtatCACTGCAAGTATGTGAAACTGGCATTATTATCAAAACTTCCTGTTTTCCTGACTTGTTCACTGACTCATCATCTTCTTTATACTTTTCTCTAAGGGGACTCATCATCTGTGGTCAGTGCCTGTGCTGTCTTTCCAGGACATCACCTATCACTTCCGGGTCTCCCTGTCTGTGAGTAAACTTGGCCTCCAAAATATGAGGCACTTTAGACACTGCGTGGTTCCTCTGTGTTGTTTGATCCATTTATTGTGTACTGAGTAAAGTCAATGACTGATTAATGATTTTTATCCCCACATGTTTTTCATTGACAGAGTGAAGTGCGTTGTGCCACTGAAGGAGAAACCTCATCATACTCTGACTACCATTTTCTCATTCaaagcagctgtgtgtgaggaggAAGACGATGTATCCCAGTGCCTTTTCAATATACCACATTTTTCCTTTGTGGTTCCATTTGTACACTGTTGTGATCGGATAAGGTTTCGTCTCATTAttgtacattattttttaaagatattcatACAGAACAAACTATATACCACTGTCCCCACTGTAATCCCCTCCATATGTATATGCATTAAGACATCTCTTTTTGCTGTGATCACTGGAGTttgaaaaactgtttaaatttttttgtctgtcactgaaaatgttttagttcACTGTAACTGACAACTGCGTCGTGTCATTGTTAACTGCTATTGTGTAAGTAACGTCCAAGAGTTTATAGCTCACTTAATTACTGATCACTATGTCTTCCCTACTTTATATAAGCCACAACTACTTGTTAGCAGAATTCAAGTTTCTTAATGAAGTCCAGGCTAAGATACTGTAGATGACactatgtatatttgtgttcattttttttttttaatacgaTGAATCTGTATGTACAATGAAACCAGTGccaactgaaaacaaaaacacttttcattAGTTTTATACACTGGAGAGAAGATCATTGGCTTCTGCTGAAGGCCTCAGTGAATGGTTGCAACTAGCACTGAAAATATACCTCAGTAGTGCACATGGCAAATCCTGGGTCTCTACAGTGGAGCATTGTGTTTGAGGCTGCTGCAGTCAACTAGACTGCCTGCTGTCTCCGCAAGCAGCATCTGATTAAATACTGTACAGAGCAGGAAAATACTGCACAGTATTTCTATCTCTATTGTGACACTGAATGAAACATCATATTGTTACATGACATGTTTATACACATGCATTCTATTACACAGAAATCCTTATTATCATTCCTTAAATGATGCCATACATTTAAAGATCACTGAGCGATTTCACTTCAGCAGATTCACTGGATGACATGCGATAAGACTGGATAAGTAAACAAATCACTGGAAATGAACATGTAGAAACACTGACAGCTCTTAGCATCTAATAGTGGAAATGCAACAAGTCCAACACTGACAATAGAAACACTGGAATAGCTTACACTGTATTTTGCAAACTGGATGCTGAATGCTGGTATGGCAATAAATGGCATATATCATTTCAGGTGCATGCCCAATCATTTCTCTAAAATGATACATCTCAGCTCAGAGGCAACTCAAATGCTGCTTCATCTTTGGAAATTCCATTTTAATGGCTCCATCATGTAGCTGAGAAGGAATTGCATTTATTTACGCACACTCTAGAGATAAAAATGGACATTATACACTGGACTCTTTCATGTATTTCTCTggatgttttaaatatttttcctgTGCCTATACAATTAAGAATATGCAGTGATAACACTTTTAATACAACTGAATTGTACAACGTGTTCTTTTCTATTATCCTTTCTTCTTTTGAAGGCATTCTCCACTTACTCTCACCACCATGCTTTTgttgaaattagtttttaaatgcatattccatatgtgtctgtgttcagaaagaaaaaaacaaatagtgtatctcaaatgtaaaatcaaTATTAAATAGGAAAAACAGCCATCAGACAAAAGTTTATGGAATTTATCATAATATGAAGACACTGTACAGTGCTTTCAGTATAATTATTATGACTTCAGTGGGTATAGTGTACTATtttagcttatttataatgcaCCAGCtagcataataaaaaaaaaaacactgtagcaCTTTTTGCACTGTACATATGAACCGCTTTCGCTCTATTCAGCGCACCAGACTGTTTTCATACACTCTGGTAGAACTGCATTACATGTAACTGTATACCTTCATTTTGTTACTACCAATGCTCCTTTTTATCTGTGTTTtatcatattgtttttatagttGATAATTTTTGGTTGTTGTATCAACTTTTAGTGTGTATTAACTTTTAGCTAACGGAGCCCAGAAATGATCGATAagtatgtaaacacacacacaaatacatttctaattttaGCACTATTAGTTAAGAGAAAATGCCGTAACACTAAAACTCGTTGAGTACTTTAATATCActactttgtctttttagccgattttatcattacattttcaaagcGTTTCGTCAAAAATATGCTGTAATACTATGAATGCATGTAGTAAATAAATTTGTGattgaattttctgttgattgtcCAACTGCTTTATGATCTGAAAACAAATTATGTCCCTTAGATGGCAGCCGACGATTTATTAATGGTTGTTAAGGACGAACGATTAACCGTATGCCCTGAACTTAGCCTCTCAGGCATCGGATTGCTCACCACCGCCAAACAACAAGCTTTAATGGCTTAGCTTTAAAAGCTAATGATTATGACAGTGAAAGAGTTTATACATATTAATGTAGTGTACAGTCTATGGGTTAGAAATAGCCAGCCCAGGAGAAAGACGCAGCCTGTGAGGAAGAGAAGCCTGAGAGGCTTAGCTGAGGAAACAAAATGTCTGCGGAATCAACGTCAACTGTACGTCACCAGGAAGGAACCAGGAAGGGATAGTCAGTACGTGGCCTTTACATCTTGGACCATAGAAATAGGAGCTCTGCTTCATTACAAAATGGTAGTATTActcttctttattttgtttatataagTTAAACTCTAAAATACAGTGTTATGGGGTTTATCTGTACACGTTATTCACAGTTtcatcagaaaaacaaagcgCGTTCTGTGTGAATATTGCTTTGTGTCGCTATAAGTTAGATATGCAGACTAGCAGAGGAACGTTAGCTTCTCATGTCAAATTCAATGATTTAGCCGctccattaaaacaaaatctgacAATGGTTCTTGCTATTTTGCAACACTAATCAAACGCTATACGTTAGACTCGGTACATCATGGTAAACCTCAACCTCAAGTTAAACTAGAGGTTGACGGTCGTGGAGGTGATGTAGCTTGTCTAACCTGCCTGTATCTACGCTCTCTTTTTGCTGTGGCTGCAGGAACTCGAGGCTATGACCAGATACACCAGCCCGGTGAACCCGGCTGTGTTCCCCCACCTCACTGTCGTCCTTCTGGCCATCGGCATGTTCTTCACTGCCTGGTTCTTCGTGTATCCTTTCACTGCTTCTTCTACATACACaacgcgtgtgtgtgtatgtggttaaCATGAAAGAAGGGGTCATAGAGACCACagttagttactttgcagattcagattattaatacaaaatataaatcaactaataaattatgatgtattattacgGATCAAGCTACCtggcagtatataaagtagttgaaattagctccacctttaccagctgcaacattagtgatgcttacacattaatggatcactaattataatccaataatataatatatatgattctgaaatgggccattctgcatgagtacttttacttactctaattatattttgatgccaatGCTTTTGTACTTGTGTTAactaagattttgaatgcaggacttttacttgtaacagagtatttttacttaagtaaaatatctgagtacttcttccaccactagcTATTGCAGAGTAGCAACCTGCAGTAAGTACGTACAAGATTAAGTTAAGGATCATATCAGTGCCTTTACATGTTGTAGTCCATCTACTTCAAGTTAAGTTAGCTTTGAATTACTGCTGGAAAAACTTGTGCCAAGAAACACAACACTGCATTCAGATGGTCACATAGATTTTAGATTTAGAACAAGCTCCCAGGTTAGCCATAAAAAATTAAGGTGAATAATAAAATtgttacccaaactgtctgttgtaaacagcCAAACATGACACTTTAACAGACTTACTTCCTGCTTTAACTTTGACCTATGCAACATGTCAAAGATGGGTGTCCAACAGTCTTTATGTGCAATAAGGGATTATTACAGATATTTCAGGTGTGTTCACTTTCGGTTGtatctccaaataaagtggtagctaatttttaatcttaaactgttgaaaaatattAACCACATTCACTTCATGCAGAAAGTGTTTTCTTAATTAACACTACAAAGCATCTACAAAGTTCAGGTTCTATCTTCTAGATATGAGATTGAGACAAACTTTTACATCATAGTGAAGTACATGCTGATGGACAATTAAACCATTTAAAGGCACAATCATTGATCAAAATATAAACCAAAGAAAATTTTAAATCCATGATTGGAActaagacaaagacaaactctACGTCTATAATATTTTCAGATGCTGTAAAAGGTTTGTTGGTTATGTCAGTAAAGCTTGTGTAAAACAGGCCCATTTTTTAATTATACTCAGTTGATGATTAAAATGCatgaataaagttttgtttataACTAAATTTTCACTGCCTTTTCAAATAGTGATTTTATGTAAATGTCATCAAAGAATACAGGACACATACCGTACACATAGTATACTATGATATACTAACACTATGGATAATTACATAATAAGCTACACAGCAGAAGACATTAGACTTGGCAAAGAGCACCGAACTTGGCTGGTGGTTggttgtacttttttttttatgagctAGCCCTTAACGTTTCATCAGCTATGAGGTGACATCAACAAAATACACCAGGGACGTCTACAAAGAGCTGCTGATCTCCCTCGTGGCTTCACTTTTCATGGGCTTCGGTGTGCTGTTCTTACTCCTCTGGGTTGGCATCTATGTATGAAGGTACGTTTAAAATCTTATTAAAGTctaatagttttttatttttaatcactgaAGCAGTTTTGTAGTGGTTAACTttgtttcctctccctcttGTTTCCTGCAGTTTCGGGTGACTGACTTAAAAGAATGACACATTCCAGTGGAACCAAGGacatcacacacaacacaaactggATTTAATTGGACTGCACTGACAACATTTTGGGATCATATGGACTCTGGTTTTCTTTTCACAAGTAAAGAGGATTTGTACAACTTTTGGTGTCTTTCTTTGTTGTGCCTGATATCTGCAATAATCCATGGATCTCACAATCTTGtagattttatatattataatattataagtataagaatagtaataaatattgattaataatttcattGAGATGAGACCTCAAGGTCACGGCAATTTAACCTGTTTGTGCTTGTGATTAGGTTATTTTGACACACTGAAGACTATTTGTGGTGCGTTTCACTAGTGGCGCCTAAAACCTCAATCCCTGATTAATCTTTGTGTTAAAAATAGAGCAGTCTGTTTCACCTTGTCTCCAGGATAATACTGACTACCCTAGTGATGAAGGATTACACCGGGATTAGAGAAggattatttaataaaaacagcGGGAACACAATTGAAAGATCCCCACTTAAAGACAACTGGGTTCACATGAAAATTGGCttataaaaattacattaaccATGTAAACAGCACATACTAACCTTACATAAGGCAAAATAAACCAACAGGTTTCCTCCTTTGCAGGGGAATAACAGAACGTTTCCAACAAAACTACTACATATTGTTCTACATGGTACATtatatacagacagacaaacttGCCATGAGAGGCGATACCTGCATGTGCAACAATTCTTCCCTAAACCTTTAACCTTCTTTTATTCAGTCTGCAACTCAGATTGATTTACAAAGGCCACATAGATTAACAGACTCAATCCTGATTAATAC from the Siniperca chuatsi isolate FFG_IHB_CAS linkage group LG4, ASM2008510v1, whole genome shotgun sequence genome contains:
- the tmem258 gene encoding transmembrane protein 258 — translated: MIMTVKEFIHINVVYSLWVRNSQPRRKTQPVRKRSLRGLAEETKCLRNQRQLYVTRKEPGRDSQYVAFTSWTIEIGALLHYKMELEAMTRYTSPVNPAVFPHLTVVLLAIGMFFTAWFFVYEVTSTKYTRDVYKELLISLVASLFMGFGVLFLLLWVGIYV